In Alistipes ihumii AP11, a genomic segment contains:
- a CDS encoding YhcH/YjgK/YiaL family protein yields the protein MILDTVSRLSRYAALNPLFLLVAEYLRRSDLNLMADGRYEISGEDAFLTLTRSSLRLATEAPLEAHRLYADIQIVLSGEEGYGWRSVASCTAPRGTYCAERDILFYDDRPDTFLTLRPGGMAVFFPSDAHAPLIGSGEVRKCIVKVRC from the coding sequence ATGATTCTCGACACCGTTTCCCGCTTGAGCCGCTATGCCGCCTTGAATCCGCTTTTTCTGCTCGTAGCCGAGTACCTGCGGCGCAGCGACCTGAACCTGATGGCCGACGGCCGCTACGAAATTTCCGGCGAGGATGCTTTCCTGACGCTGACCCGCTCGTCGTTGCGCCTTGCGACAGAGGCTCCTTTGGAGGCCCATCGCCTTTATGCGGACATACAGATCGTGCTTTCCGGCGAGGAAGGCTACGGCTGGAGAAGCGTCGCTTCGTGCACGGCGCCGAGGGGAACCTATTGCGCCGAGCGCGACATCCTGTTCTATGACGACCGTCCCGATACTTTCCTGACGCTTCGGCCCGGCGGGATGGCCGTTTTCTTCCCGTCGGATGCCCATGCTCCGCTGATCGGCAGCGGGGAGGTCCGCAAGTGCATCGTTAAGGTCCGCTGTTGA
- a CDS encoding endonuclease/exonuclease/phosphatase family protein: MRVRDKEKKSAGILLATADAVVLVLSFLVAAALMLSYLAPHVDPRRAAWFAFLGLAAPFLYVADVVLALYWTMRWRPVALLLLFAALLGLGHVSKFFRPELSRRYEQPRETGTLRVLSYNVEGFFGKDSLGKRENQMQRIVRFIAETDPDIFCLQEFEYNRVNTLDSLESALGEWKYRALFLDSTADRRHGRGLALFSKYRVIPRGGIRYPGSTNSSMWADVIVHRDTVRVYNNHMQSTQISEDDKQFLGAMAAVPDSARDDRAKGIVRKLVRNFRVRATQADSVAGFIHDGTPRVIVCGDFNDTPMSYTYRRLRGDLTDAFARKGRGMIYTYRGFLGVFRIDYLFHSDDFETVDYDSEQPLWSDHNPVIVDLKLCR; encoded by the coding sequence ATGAGAGTACGCGATAAGGAGAAAAAGAGTGCGGGCATTCTGCTTGCGACGGCGGATGCGGTCGTCCTCGTGCTGTCGTTTCTGGTCGCGGCGGCGTTGATGCTTTCCTATCTGGCGCCTCACGTCGATCCTCGCCGGGCCGCGTGGTTCGCCTTTCTGGGCTTGGCGGCTCCGTTTCTTTATGTGGCCGACGTCGTGTTGGCGCTTTACTGGACGATGCGCTGGAGACCGGTCGCCCTGTTGCTGCTGTTTGCCGCGTTGCTCGGTCTGGGACATGTCTCCAAATTTTTCCGTCCCGAGCTGAGCCGGCGCTACGAGCAGCCTCGCGAGACCGGAACGCTGCGCGTGCTGAGCTATAATGTGGAAGGGTTTTTCGGCAAGGATTCGCTCGGCAAACGCGAAAATCAGATGCAGCGGATCGTCCGCTTCATCGCCGAGACCGATCCCGATATCTTCTGCCTGCAGGAGTTCGAGTACAATCGGGTCAATACGCTGGACAGCCTCGAGTCGGCGCTCGGGGAGTGGAAGTACCGGGCGCTTTTTCTCGACAGCACGGCCGACCGTCGGCACGGGAGAGGACTGGCCCTGTTCAGCAAGTACCGCGTGATTCCGCGGGGGGGCATCCGCTATCCGGGCTCGACCAATTCCTCGATGTGGGCCGACGTGATCGTTCACCGCGATACGGTGCGGGTTTACAATAACCATATGCAAAGCACGCAGATCAGCGAGGACGACAAGCAGTTCCTCGGGGCCATGGCGGCCGTTCCCGACTCGGCGCGCGACGACCGGGCCAAGGGAATCGTGCGCAAGCTGGTACGCAATTTCAGGGTCCGGGCGACGCAGGCCGATTCGGTGGCCGGCTTCATTCACGACGGCACGCCGAGGGTGATCGTCTGCGGCGATTTCAACGATACGCCGATGTCTTACACCTATCGCCGCTTGCGAGGCGATCTGACGGACGCATTTGCCCGCAAGGGCCGCGGAATGATTTACACTTACCGGGGATTTTTGGGCGTTTTCCGGATCGACTACCTGTTCCATTCCGACGATTTCGAAACGGTCGACTATGACAGCGAGCAGCCTCTGTGGAGCGACCACAATCCGGTGATCGTCGATCTGAAGCTGTGCCGGTAA
- a CDS encoding rhomboid family intramembrane serine protease produces MRFQAAYSTPPVVKNLIILNALFFLAEMVLPAGAGDWMIRHLGLFYWGSGNFQPLQLVTHMFMHASLTHLFFNMFALWMFGRTLEYELGSKRFLLYYMVTGVGAGLLQLGVTWIEVSSLADGVASGTVSPYVLQSRIHAVTIGASGAVFGVLLAFGMMHPNSMIMLLIPPIPIKAKYFVIGYGLLELYLGMSGSQSGVAHFAHVGGMLWGWLLLRYWKKTGKIYY; encoded by the coding sequence ATGAGATTTCAAGCTGCCTATTCGACCCCTCCGGTGGTCAAGAACCTGATTATCCTCAATGCCCTGTTCTTTTTGGCCGAGATGGTGCTGCCTGCCGGGGCGGGCGACTGGATGATCCGTCATCTGGGGCTGTTCTACTGGGGGAGCGGCAATTTCCAGCCGCTGCAGCTCGTGACGCACATGTTCATGCATGCGAGTCTGACACACTTGTTTTTCAATATGTTCGCGCTGTGGATGTTCGGCCGCACGCTCGAGTACGAGCTGGGCAGCAAGCGCTTCCTGCTCTATTACATGGTGACTGGCGTCGGGGCGGGTCTGTTGCAGCTCGGCGTGACATGGATCGAGGTCAGCTCGCTTGCCGATGGCGTGGCCTCCGGCACGGTCAGTCCCTATGTGCTTCAGTCTCGCATCCATGCCGTGACGATCGGGGCGTCGGGAGCCGTTTTCGGCGTACTGCTGGCCTTCGGCATGATGCATCCCAACTCGATGATCATGCTGCTGATTCCGCCCATTCCGATCAAGGCGAAGTATTTCGTGATCGGCTACGGCTTGCTCGAGCTGTATCTCGGCATGTCGGGCAGCCAAAGCGGCGTGGCCCATTTCGCTCATGTCGGCGGAATGCTTTGGGGATGGCTGTTGCTTCGTTATTGGAAGAAAACAGGTAAGATTTACTATTGA